One segment of Macrotis lagotis isolate mMagLag1 chromosome 1, bilby.v1.9.chrom.fasta, whole genome shotgun sequence DNA contains the following:
- the FNDC9 gene encoding fibronectin type III domain-containing protein 9: protein MNIEVKNVSYTQATISWSTLEPCLENNYHIMYRPNWNSIFSGYLRHPFHHEERVPQTLSSLVLRQLAPSTLYFLCITCKNSYPSSNHCTLFHTLDQSSKTPQGSQIDPGVSLWVVTALLLTCFMAILVFFCLQFWCLRCHEPRWTYHSSQQEEVDDLVRWAEGTLGLGQKEEDLQEFPMTTLLIKSSSATPNSSPSSPTACFSQRGTHDQGVLLPHCGP, encoded by the coding sequence ATGAACATTGAAgttaaaaatgtttcttatacCCAAGCAACTATTTCCTGGTCTACGCTGGAGCCCTGTCTGGAGAACAATTACCATATCATGTATAGACCCAACTGGAACAGCATCTTCTCAGGCTACCTGCGCCACCCCTTTCACCATGAAGAAAGGGTGCCCCAAACACTCAGTTCCCTGGTCCTTCGCCAGCTTGCTCCATCTACTCTCTACTTTTTGTGCATCACCTGCAAGAATTCCTATCCTTCCAGCAACCACTGCACTTTGTTTCACACCCTGGATCAAAGCTCCAAAACTCCTCAAGGTTCCCAGATAGACCCTGGCGTATCTCTCTGGGTGGTCACAGCCCTTCTCCTTACTTGCTTCATGGCCATCttggttttcttctgtcttcAGTTCTGGTGTTTGAGGTGTCATGAACCACGGTGGACATACCACTCGAGCCAACAGGAGGAAGTGGATGACTTAGTGAGGTGGGCCGAGGGCACTCTGGGCCTTGGGCAGAAAGAGGAAGACCTACAGGAGTTCCCTATGACAACCCTACTGATCAAGAGTTCTAGTGCCACACCTAACAGCTCACCCAGCTCTCCAACTGCTTGCTTCTCCCAAAGGGGGACTCATGATCAAGGTGTTCTATTACCTCATTGTGGACCCTAA